One Flagellimonas sp. CMM7 genomic region harbors:
- a CDS encoding DUF4212 domain-containing protein, which translates to MELSQRKKYWKENLKYLSILLTIWFLVSYGFGILLVDELNTIRLGGFKLGFWFAQQGSIYVFVLLIFVYVRLMNKLDKKYKVNE; encoded by the coding sequence ATGGAACTTTCACAACGCAAGAAATACTGGAAGGAAAACCTAAAGTATCTCTCTATTCTTTTAACCATCTGGTTCTTGGTTTCCTATGGCTTTGGTATTTTATTGGTAGATGAATTGAACACCATCCGTTTGGGTGGGTTTAAGTTGGGCTTTTGGTTTGCTCAACAAGGTTCCATTTATGTTTTTGTACTGCTCATTTTTGTCTATGTCCGCTTAATGAACAAGTTGGACAAAAAATACAAGGTAAACGAATAA
- a CDS encoding phosphoribosylaminoimidazolesuccinocarboxamide synthase, producing the protein MLNTLMDTNFHFTGQKSIYKGKVREVYTLENDVLVMIATDRLSAFDVVMPKGIPYKGQILNQIATKMMQATEDIVPNWLMATPDPNVAVGEACEPFKVEMVIRGYMSGHAAREYKAGKRMLCGEPMAEGMKENDKFPEPIITPATKAEKGDHDEDISKVEILNRGIVSKADYEVLEKYTQALFQRGTEIAVKRGLILVDTKYEFGKTKDGQIVLIDEIHTPDSSRYFYADGYEERQARGDAQKQLSKEFVRQWLISNGFQGLEGQSVPEMSDEYVESVSERYIELYESIMGEAFEKADVSNIQERIGQNVSSYLNSI; encoded by the coding sequence ATGTTAAACACTTTAATGGATACCAATTTTCACTTTACTGGTCAAAAATCCATCTACAAAGGAAAAGTTAGGGAAGTTTATACTTTAGAAAATGATGTTTTGGTCATGATTGCCACAGATCGACTATCCGCTTTTGATGTGGTCATGCCCAAAGGAATTCCATACAAGGGACAGATTCTAAATCAGATTGCCACTAAAATGATGCAAGCTACGGAGGATATTGTTCCAAATTGGTTAATGGCAACACCAGACCCAAATGTAGCAGTGGGTGAAGCCTGTGAACCTTTTAAAGTTGAAATGGTCATTCGTGGGTATATGTCAGGACATGCCGCTCGAGAATATAAAGCTGGAAAACGAATGCTATGTGGAGAACCGATGGCAGAAGGGATGAAGGAAAACGATAAGTTTCCAGAACCTATTATAACGCCTGCAACAAAGGCCGAAAAAGGAGATCATGATGAGGATATTTCCAAAGTTGAAATCCTGAACAGAGGAATTGTTTCCAAAGCTGATTATGAAGTTTTGGAAAAATACACCCAAGCATTATTCCAAAGAGGTACAGAAATTGCGGTCAAACGAGGGTTAATTTTAGTAGACACCAAATACGAGTTTGGAAAAACCAAAGACGGCCAGATTGTCTTGATAGACGAAATTCATACACCGGACTCATCCCGTTATTTTTATGCTGATGGCTATGAGGAACGTCAGGCCAGGGGAGATGCTCAAAAGCAACTATCGAAAGAATTTGTGCGCCAGTGGCTCATTTCCAATGGATTTCAAGGATTGGAAGGACAATCTGTCCCTGAAATGAGTGATGAATACGTAGAATCCGTTTCGGAACGATACATTGAACTGTATGAGAGTATTATGGGCGAGGCTTTTGAAAAAGCGGATGTTTCCAATATTCAAGAACGCATAGGACAAAACGTTTCTTCGTATCTCAATTCAATTTAA
- a CDS encoding PhoH family protein — protein sequence MNELIIELTEISPQDFFGQRNENIELLKKYFPKLKIVARGSKIKVYGDEELLEEFDKRFDMLTTHFAKYNKLDENMIERVLTSNGQEDYASSKSSGDVLVHGVSGKLIKAQTANQRRLVDACKTNDMVFAIGPAGTGKTYTGVALAVKALKEKQVRRIILTRPAVEAGENLGFLPGDLKEKLDPYMQPLYDALRDMIAPERLDKYIEDGTIQIAPMAFMRGRTLDNAFVILDEAQNTTHAQMKMFLTRMGKNAKFLLTGDPGQIDLPRRVTSGLKEALLILQNVSGISMIYLDDKDVIRHKLVKKVIDAYKNIEHHN from the coding sequence TTGAACGAATTAATCATAGAACTTACAGAGATTAGCCCACAGGATTTTTTTGGGCAAAGGAATGAAAATATAGAATTATTAAAAAAATATTTCCCTAAGCTTAAGATTGTTGCACGTGGCAGTAAAATTAAAGTTTATGGGGATGAAGAGCTGTTGGAAGAGTTTGACAAGCGCTTTGATATGCTCACTACCCACTTTGCCAAATACAATAAGTTGGATGAGAACATGATTGAGCGTGTGCTTACCAGCAATGGGCAAGAAGACTATGCGTCTTCTAAAAGCAGTGGTGATGTTTTGGTGCACGGTGTCAGTGGTAAACTCATAAAGGCTCAAACAGCAAACCAAAGACGTCTTGTTGATGCTTGTAAAACAAATGATATGGTTTTTGCCATTGGCCCTGCGGGTACGGGAAAAACCTATACAGGTGTTGCCTTGGCTGTAAAAGCATTAAAAGAAAAGCAGGTAAGACGAATTATTTTAACGCGCCCGGCTGTTGAAGCAGGGGAGAACCTCGGTTTTCTTCCTGGAGATTTAAAAGAAAAATTAGATCCTTATATGCAGCCGCTTTATGATGCACTACGCGATATGATTGCTCCAGAAAGATTGGATAAGTACATTGAGGATGGTACCATTCAAATTGCGCCTATGGCCTTTATGCGCGGTAGAACTTTGGACAATGCCTTTGTTATTTTGGATGAAGCTCAGAATACGACTCATGCCCAAATGAAAATGTTTCTGACACGCATGGGTAAAAACGCCAAATTTTTATTAACAGGTGACCCAGGGCAAATAGATCTTCCCCGGAGGGTAACTTCAGGTTTAAAAGAAGCTCTTTTAATTTTGCAAAATGTATCTGGAATCAGCATGATTTATTTGGATGATAAAGATGTAATTCGTCATAAATTGGTCAAAAAAGTCATTGACGCTTACAAGAATATTGAGCACCATAATTAG
- a CDS encoding S-adenosyl-l-methionine hydroxide adenosyltransferase family protein, with protein sequence MAIITLTTDFGHKDHFVGAIKGTILNNLPEVSIVDISHAISPFNIQECAYILKNAYRSFPMGTVHVVGVDSELSPENQHIVVLVDGHYFISANNGVISLITSEIEPEKVMQVNIPNLNSASFPVLDVFVQVACHIARGGKLEVIGKPFDALRELKEFEPRITNDGKTIIGNVIYIDNYGNVITNIQRSLFEAYRNGRDFEIIARTNKIKAIHNSYNGIINYNLEKGQRKGPGDALALFNSAAYLELAIYKSDQNTVGGASTLLGLNYRDTVTINFL encoded by the coding sequence ATGGCGATCATAACACTAACTACAGATTTTGGGCATAAGGACCACTTTGTAGGTGCCATTAAGGGGACAATCTTAAATAATTTGCCAGAAGTCAGTATTGTTGATATTTCGCACGCCATAAGTCCTTTTAACATTCAAGAGTGTGCCTACATCTTAAAAAACGCTTATCGTTCTTTTCCAATGGGCACTGTTCATGTGGTTGGAGTGGATTCTGAATTATCTCCCGAAAATCAACATATAGTGGTGCTTGTAGATGGGCATTATTTTATAAGTGCCAATAATGGTGTTATTTCTTTGATTACTTCAGAAATAGAACCGGAAAAAGTGATGCAAGTGAACATTCCCAACTTGAATTCCGCTTCTTTTCCAGTGCTTGATGTGTTTGTTCAGGTTGCCTGCCATATAGCAAGGGGTGGAAAGTTAGAGGTAATAGGAAAACCTTTTGATGCCCTGAGGGAATTGAAAGAATTTGAACCAAGAATTACCAATGATGGTAAAACGATAATTGGCAATGTTATTTATATTGATAACTATGGTAATGTAATAACCAATATACAAAGGAGTCTTTTTGAAGCTTATAGAAACGGAAGGGATTTTGAAATAATTGCAAGGACCAACAAAATAAAGGCCATTCACAATAGCTATAATGGAATCATTAACTACAACCTAGAAAAAGGACAACGCAAAGGCCCTGGAGATGCGCTGGCACTATTTAATTCTGCCGCTTATCTAGAGCTGGCCATATACAAAAGTGACCAAAATACGGTAGGGGGTGCTTCCACCCTACTTGGACTCAATTACAGGGACACTGTAACCATAAATTTTCTGTAA
- a CDS encoding putative quinol monooxygenase, with product MLIRIVKLIFKPENIPSFERIFEESKHGILAFEGCSFVELYQDLKNPCIFFTYSFWDEESDLENYRTSDFFKGVWSRTKPLFAEKPEAWSVAKIQSSNQF from the coding sequence ATGCTCATCCGTATCGTAAAACTCATTTTTAAACCCGAAAATATTCCTAGTTTTGAACGAATTTTTGAAGAATCAAAACACGGCATATTGGCTTTTGAAGGTTGCTCTTTTGTAGAATTGTATCAAGATCTTAAAAATCCATGTATCTTTTTCACATACAGTTTTTGGGATGAAGAATCAGATTTGGAAAATTACAGAACATCAGATTTCTTCAAAGGTGTTTGGTCACGCACCAAACCACTGTTTGCAGAAAAACCGGAAGCTTGGAGCGTGGCTAAAATTCAATCCTCAAACCAGTTTTAA
- the gldF gene encoding gliding motility-associated ABC transporter permease subunit GldF, which translates to MFAIFKREVQSFFTSPIGYMIVGLFLLLNGLFLWVFKGDFNIFDYGFADLGNLFLLAPWIFIFLVPAITMKSFSEERKVGTLELLLIKPISIWKLVLGKFWGAFLLCVIAVLPTIIYVFAISNLGITEGNFDLGVVLGSYFGLLFLIGAYTSIGLFSSTLSDNQIVSFIIGILMCFLLFNGFDAMSSLFSDGETQQFIQEIGARSHFDSIARGIVDTRDLMYFVSLTLFFLYLTFLRLKQLPR; encoded by the coding sequence ATGTTTGCAATTTTTAAAAGGGAGGTCCAATCTTTTTTCACGTCACCCATTGGGTATATGATTGTAGGCCTATTTTTATTGTTGAATGGTCTTTTTCTATGGGTCTTCAAAGGAGATTTCAACATTTTCGATTATGGTTTTGCTGATTTAGGAAATCTATTTTTATTGGCTCCATGGATTTTTATTTTTTTGGTTCCTGCGATTACCATGAAAAGTTTTTCTGAAGAACGAAAAGTTGGGACCTTGGAACTTTTGTTAATAAAGCCAATATCCATTTGGAAATTGGTTTTGGGAAAATTCTGGGGCGCATTTCTTTTATGTGTAATAGCAGTTTTACCTACCATTATTTATGTATTCGCAATTTCAAATTTGGGAATAACAGAAGGTAATTTTGATTTAGGCGTTGTTTTGGGCTCCTATTTTGGTCTTCTATTTTTGATTGGGGCATATACTTCAATAGGGCTTTTTTCTTCAACACTATCAGACAATCAAATTGTATCCTTTATCATAGGTATTCTGATGTGTTTCCTTCTTTTTAATGGTTTTGATGCAATGTCGTCATTGTTTTCTGATGGAGAAACACAACAATTCATTCAAGAAATAGGTGCTAGGTCACATTTTGATAGTATTGCCAGAGGAATAGTTGACACTAGAGATCTAATGTATTTTGTTTCACTAACACTGTTCTTTTTGTATCTCACTTTTCTACGATTAAAACAATTACCAAGATGA
- the gldG gene encoding gliding motility-associated ABC transporter substrate-binding protein GldG, which translates to MMAKFLISVLKALVAVIILNVIGSFVSARFDLTEDNRFTLSKPAIEAAKKFDSPVVIDILLDGTIPPEFSKLKIETIQLLKSFASKNKNIKYNLVNPLEDETQTQETIANLQRIGLTPANVTVEENGKVSQELVFPWAMVNYKNQTVKVALLKNKLGSSTEERVNNSVQQLEYAFADAFTKLNITEKKRVAVIKGNGELDDIFLADYLTTIQEYYDIGAITLDSVIKNPQRVLEQLKGFDLAIIAKPTEAFSDGEKYVMDQFIVNGGKSIWLMDQVAMEVDSIFKGGGSAMAIPRDLNLNDFFFKYGVRINPVLVNDLYFTQIVLATGEGNDSQYNPVPWYYNPMVFSRNNHPINTNIEAVRYQFANAMDVLENDYQKTVLLRSSPLSKTEGTPKQIGLNILDAPPNKETYNNGNQALAVLIEGKFASMFKNRVKPIQLENTLEEGEANKMIVISDGDVIKNQLRNGRPLELGYDKWTNSSYGNKEFLINCINYLLDDTGLINIRNKKVSIPLLDVEKIVEQKAKWQLVNIGVPVLLTLVLGIFFGAYRKRKYAS; encoded by the coding sequence ATGATGGCGAAGTTTTTAATTTCTGTTCTTAAAGCACTTGTTGCCGTCATCATTCTAAATGTGATCGGTAGTTTTGTTTCCGCCCGTTTTGATTTGACGGAAGATAATCGCTTTACCTTATCCAAACCCGCAATTGAAGCAGCCAAAAAGTTTGACTCCCCAGTAGTAATAGACATTCTTTTAGATGGAACTATTCCACCAGAGTTTTCCAAGCTAAAAATAGAGACCATTCAACTATTGAAGTCTTTTGCCTCTAAAAACAAAAACATTAAATATAATTTGGTGAATCCCTTAGAGGATGAAACCCAAACACAAGAAACCATAGCAAATTTGCAACGTATTGGCTTAACACCGGCCAATGTAACAGTAGAGGAAAATGGAAAAGTTTCCCAAGAACTTGTTTTTCCATGGGCCATGGTTAATTATAAGAACCAAACCGTTAAAGTTGCACTCCTAAAGAACAAACTTGGCTCATCCACAGAAGAGCGTGTCAATAATTCTGTGCAACAACTGGAATATGCTTTTGCAGATGCTTTCACCAAATTGAATATTACTGAAAAGAAACGAGTAGCCGTTATTAAAGGTAATGGAGAATTAGACGATATTTTCTTGGCTGACTACTTGACAACAATTCAGGAATATTATGACATTGGCGCAATTACTTTAGATTCTGTTATTAAGAATCCTCAGAGAGTTTTAGAGCAATTAAAGGGTTTTGACCTTGCCATTATTGCAAAACCAACAGAAGCGTTCTCAGATGGAGAAAAATACGTCATGGATCAGTTCATTGTAAATGGAGGAAAATCCATTTGGTTAATGGATCAAGTGGCCATGGAGGTAGACAGTATTTTTAAGGGCGGCGGAAGTGCCATGGCCATACCACGAGATTTAAACCTCAATGACTTTTTCTTCAAGTATGGTGTTAGAATAAATCCTGTTTTAGTAAATGATCTTTACTTCACGCAAATAGTATTGGCTACGGGCGAAGGAAATGATTCTCAATACAATCCCGTACCATGGTATTATAACCCTATGGTGTTTTCTAGAAACAACCATCCCATCAATACCAATATTGAAGCAGTACGATATCAATTTGCAAACGCAATGGATGTTCTAGAGAATGATTATCAAAAAACAGTTTTGTTGAGAAGCTCTCCATTATCTAAAACTGAAGGTACTCCAAAACAAATAGGTCTGAATATTTTGGACGCACCACCAAATAAAGAAACTTACAACAACGGTAACCAGGCATTGGCGGTATTAATAGAAGGAAAATTCGCCTCTATGTTTAAAAATCGAGTGAAGCCAATACAACTGGAAAATACCCTAGAAGAAGGAGAGGCAAACAAAATGATAGTGATTTCTGATGGCGATGTTATCAAAAATCAATTAAGAAATGGCAGACCTTTGGAATTAGGTTATGATAAATGGACCAATAGTTCTTATGGGAACAAGGAATTTTTGATCAATTGCATTAATTACCTCTTGGATGATACCGGACTTATAAACATAAGAAACAAGAAAGTATCCATACCATTATTGGATGTTGAAAAAATTGTTGAGCAAAAAGCAAAGTGGCAGCTTGTAAACATTGGAGTTCCGGTTCTTTTAACTTTGGTCTTGGGCATTTTCTTTGGTGCTTACCGTAAGCGTAAATATGCAAGTTAA